In Aegilops tauschii subsp. strangulata cultivar AL8/78 chromosome 3, Aet v6.0, whole genome shotgun sequence, one genomic interval encodes:
- the LOC141020729 gene encoding uncharacterized protein, translated as MGDFPVKFRVRSKEDGFNWALVAVYGAAQPELKPDFLADLVRMCGSEQLPYLVGGDFNIIRRREDKNNDNFDGRWSFMFNTIIESLNLREIELSGRKFTWANALPIPTYEKLDRVLASVDWEQKFPLVTVQALSRGISDHTPLFVDSGQPSHLGNKNVFSFEMAWFEREGFFDLVAREWAKD; from the coding sequence ATGGGAGACTTTCCAGTCAAGTTCCGGGTGCGGTCGAAGGAAGATGGGTTTAACTGGGCTTTGGTTGCGGTTTATGGGGCTGCGCAGCCCGAGCTCAAGCCCGATTTCCTGGCTGATCTAGTTCGGATGTGTGGTTCCGAGCAGCTGCCGTACCTGGTGGGGGGTGATTTCAATATTATTAGGAGGCGTGAGGATAAGAACAACGATAACTTTGACGGCAGATGGTCGTTCATGTTTAATACTATCATTGAGAGTTTGAACCTGAGAGAAATTGAGCTCTCGGGCAGAAAATTCACCTGGGCTAATGCGCTGCCAATTCCGACGTATGAGAAGTTGGACCGTGTGTTGGCTAGTGTCGATTGGGAGCAGAAGTTTCCTCTAGTAACAGTCCAGGCCTTATCCCGTGGTATTTCCGACCACACGCCGCTATTTGTGGACTCTGGTCAGCCCTCCCACTTGGGGAATAAGAATGTGTTCTCCTTTGAGATGGCGTGGTTTGAGCGTGAAGGCTTCTTTGATCTTGTGGCTAGAGAGTGGGCTAAGGATTGA